In a single window of the Prionailurus viverrinus isolate Anna chromosome D3, UM_Priviv_1.0, whole genome shotgun sequence genome:
- the STX2 gene encoding syntaxin-2 isoform X2, whose product MRDRLPDLAACRKNDDGDTSVVVEKDHFMDDFFHQVEEIRTSIAKIAQYVEEVKKNHSIILSAPNPEGKTKEDLEDLNKEIKKTASKIRAKLKSIEQSFDQDESGDRTSVDLRIRRTQHSVLSRKFVEVMTDYNEAQTLFRERSKGRIQRQLEITGRTTTDEELEEMLESGSPSVFTADIISDSQITRQALNEIESRHKDIMKLETSIRELHEMFTDMAMFVETQGEMINNIEKNVMNATDYVEHAKEETKKAIKYHSKARRKMMCIIICVIVLLVILGIVLATTLS is encoded by the exons ATGCGGGACCGGCTGCCGGACCTGGCGGCG TGCAGAAAGAATGATGATGGGGACACAAGTGTTGTCGTTGAAAAGGACCATTTCATGGATGATTTCTTCCATCAG GTTGAGGAGATCAGGACCAGTATCGCTAAAATAGCTCAATATGttgaagaagtaaagaaaaaccACAGCATCATTCTTTCTGCACCAAACCCAGAAGGAA aaacaaaggaagaccTTGAGGATCTgaacaaagaaatcaagaaaactgCCAGTAAAATCCGAGCCAAGTTGAAGT CTATCGAGCAGAGTTTTGATCAGGATGAGAGTGGGGACCGCACCTCAGTGGATCTCCGGATACGACGAACTCAG CATTCAGTACTGTCTCGGAAGTTTGTGGAGGTCATGACGGACTACAACGAGGCCCAGACTCTGTTTCGGGAGCGGAGCAAAGGACGCATACAGCGCCAGCTGGAGATCA CTGGGAGAACCACGACCGACGAGGAGCTGGAAGAAATGCTGGAAAGCGGGAGCCCTTCGGTCTTCACCGCAGAC ATTATATCAGATTCACAGATCACTAGACAAGCTCTCAATGAAATTGAGTCTCGTCACAAGGACATCATGAAGCTGGAGACCAGCATCCGGGAGCTACACGAGATGTTCACGGACATGGCCATGTTCGTTGAGACCCAG GGCGAAATGATCAACAACATAGAAAAAAACGTTATGAACGCCACAGACTATGTAGAACACGCTAAAGAAGAAACGAAAAAGGCGATTAAATATCACAGCAAAGCTAGAAGG AAAATGATGTGCATTATCATTTGTGTAATCGTTTTGCTTGTGATCCTTGGAATTGTCCTAGCAACAACCTTGTCGTAG
- the STX2 gene encoding syntaxin-2 isoform X4 — translation MDDFFHQVEEIRTSIAKIAQYVEEVKKNHSIILSAPNPEGKTKEDLEDLNKEIKKTASKIRAKLKSIEQSFDQDESGDRTSVDLRIRRTQHSVLSRKFVEVMTDYNEAQTLFRERSKGRIQRQLEITGRTTTDEELEEMLESGSPSVFTADIISDSQITRQALNEIESRHKDIMKLETSIRELHEMFTDMAMFVETQGEMINNIEKNVMNATDYVEHAKEETKKAIKYHSKARRKKWIIVAVSVAVVAVIALIIGLSVGK, via the exons ATGGATGATTTCTTCCATCAG GTTGAGGAGATCAGGACCAGTATCGCTAAAATAGCTCAATATGttgaagaagtaaagaaaaaccACAGCATCATTCTTTCTGCACCAAACCCAGAAGGAA aaacaaaggaagaccTTGAGGATCTgaacaaagaaatcaagaaaactgCCAGTAAAATCCGAGCCAAGTTGAAGT CTATCGAGCAGAGTTTTGATCAGGATGAGAGTGGGGACCGCACCTCAGTGGATCTCCGGATACGACGAACTCAG CATTCAGTACTGTCTCGGAAGTTTGTGGAGGTCATGACGGACTACAACGAGGCCCAGACTCTGTTTCGGGAGCGGAGCAAAGGACGCATACAGCGCCAGCTGGAGATCA CTGGGAGAACCACGACCGACGAGGAGCTGGAAGAAATGCTGGAAAGCGGGAGCCCTTCGGTCTTCACCGCAGAC ATTATATCAGATTCACAGATCACTAGACAAGCTCTCAATGAAATTGAGTCTCGTCACAAGGACATCATGAAGCTGGAGACCAGCATCCGGGAGCTACACGAGATGTTCACGGACATGGCCATGTTCGTTGAGACCCAG GGCGAAATGATCAACAACATAGAAAAAAACGTTATGAACGCCACAGACTATGTAGAACACGCTAAAGAAGAAACGAAAAAGGCGATTAAATATCACAGCAAAGCTAGAAGG AAAAAGTGGATAATTGTGGCTGTGTCAGTGGCTGTGGTTGCCGTAATTGCTCTAATTATTGGCTTATCGGTTGGCAAATGA
- the STX2 gene encoding syntaxin-2 isoform X3 has protein sequence MRDRLPDLAACRKNDDGDTSVVVEKDHFMDDFFHQVEEIRTSIAKIAQYVEEVKKNHSIILSAPNPEGTIEQSFDQDESGDRTSVDLRIRRTQHSVLSRKFVEVMTDYNEAQTLFRERSKGRIQRQLEITGRTTTDEELEEMLESGSPSVFTADIISDSQITRQALNEIESRHKDIMKLETSIRELHEMFTDMAMFVETQGEMINNIEKNVMNATDYVEHAKEETKKAIKYHSKARRKKWIIVAVSVAVVAVIALIIGLSVGK, from the exons ATGCGGGACCGGCTGCCGGACCTGGCGGCG TGCAGAAAGAATGATGATGGGGACACAAGTGTTGTCGTTGAAAAGGACCATTTCATGGATGATTTCTTCCATCAG GTTGAGGAGATCAGGACCAGTATCGCTAAAATAGCTCAATATGttgaagaagtaaagaaaaaccACAGCATCATTCTTTCTGCACCAAACCCAGAAGGAA CTATCGAGCAGAGTTTTGATCAGGATGAGAGTGGGGACCGCACCTCAGTGGATCTCCGGATACGACGAACTCAG CATTCAGTACTGTCTCGGAAGTTTGTGGAGGTCATGACGGACTACAACGAGGCCCAGACTCTGTTTCGGGAGCGGAGCAAAGGACGCATACAGCGCCAGCTGGAGATCA CTGGGAGAACCACGACCGACGAGGAGCTGGAAGAAATGCTGGAAAGCGGGAGCCCTTCGGTCTTCACCGCAGAC ATTATATCAGATTCACAGATCACTAGACAAGCTCTCAATGAAATTGAGTCTCGTCACAAGGACATCATGAAGCTGGAGACCAGCATCCGGGAGCTACACGAGATGTTCACGGACATGGCCATGTTCGTTGAGACCCAG GGCGAAATGATCAACAACATAGAAAAAAACGTTATGAACGCCACAGACTATGTAGAACACGCTAAAGAAGAAACGAAAAAGGCGATTAAATATCACAGCAAAGCTAGAAGG AAAAAGTGGATAATTGTGGCTGTGTCAGTGGCTGTGGTTGCCGTAATTGCTCTAATTATTGGCTTATCGGTTGGCAAATGA
- the STX2 gene encoding syntaxin-2 isoform X1: protein MRDRLPDLAACRKNDDGDTSVVVEKDHFMDDFFHQVEEIRTSIAKIAQYVEEVKKNHSIILSAPNPEGKTKEDLEDLNKEIKKTASKIRAKLKSIEQSFDQDESGDRTSVDLRIRRTQHSVLSRKFVEVMTDYNEAQTLFRERSKGRIQRQLEITGRTTTDEELEEMLESGSPSVFTADIISDSQITRQALNEIESRHKDIMKLETSIRELHEMFTDMAMFVETQGEMINNIEKNVMNATDYVEHAKEETKKAIKYHSKARRKKWIIVAVSVAVVAVIALIIGLSVGK, encoded by the exons ATGCGGGACCGGCTGCCGGACCTGGCGGCG TGCAGAAAGAATGATGATGGGGACACAAGTGTTGTCGTTGAAAAGGACCATTTCATGGATGATTTCTTCCATCAG GTTGAGGAGATCAGGACCAGTATCGCTAAAATAGCTCAATATGttgaagaagtaaagaaaaaccACAGCATCATTCTTTCTGCACCAAACCCAGAAGGAA aaacaaaggaagaccTTGAGGATCTgaacaaagaaatcaagaaaactgCCAGTAAAATCCGAGCCAAGTTGAAGT CTATCGAGCAGAGTTTTGATCAGGATGAGAGTGGGGACCGCACCTCAGTGGATCTCCGGATACGACGAACTCAG CATTCAGTACTGTCTCGGAAGTTTGTGGAGGTCATGACGGACTACAACGAGGCCCAGACTCTGTTTCGGGAGCGGAGCAAAGGACGCATACAGCGCCAGCTGGAGATCA CTGGGAGAACCACGACCGACGAGGAGCTGGAAGAAATGCTGGAAAGCGGGAGCCCTTCGGTCTTCACCGCAGAC ATTATATCAGATTCACAGATCACTAGACAAGCTCTCAATGAAATTGAGTCTCGTCACAAGGACATCATGAAGCTGGAGACCAGCATCCGGGAGCTACACGAGATGTTCACGGACATGGCCATGTTCGTTGAGACCCAG GGCGAAATGATCAACAACATAGAAAAAAACGTTATGAACGCCACAGACTATGTAGAACACGCTAAAGAAGAAACGAAAAAGGCGATTAAATATCACAGCAAAGCTAGAAGG AAAAAGTGGATAATTGTGGCTGTGTCAGTGGCTGTGGTTGCCGTAATTGCTCTAATTATTGGCTTATCGGTTGGCAAATGA